Sequence from the uncultured Draconibacterium sp. genome:
AATAAAGACGTAAAAATTTACCTTCACCCGGATGAGCTTGGCCCGGTGCAACAGGCTGCAAAAGATCTACAGCGCGATTTAACAGCTGTTTTGGGAGAACAACCTGAAATAGTTTGCCAACTACCCGATACGGGCGAAGTAATTATTATCGCAAGTGGTGATAACTTTCATGGGGAAAAGCCTTCCGTAGAAGGTTGGGAAGCACATCAAATCTATGCCGATAACGGACGAATTGTGCTAAACGGAGCCGATATGCGGGGAACCATTTATGCGATCTACTCTTTTTCCGAAGAGTTTTTAGGAATAAATCCGCTTTGGTTTTGGGCATCAGAAACTCCTGAAAAGAAGGAACGCATTGAAGTTGACGCTGATTTTCATAAAGTTTTCTCATCTCCTGCTATTAAATACCGTGCATGGTTCCCTAACGACCGGGATTTGATAATTCCCTGGCAATTCCGTTCGGAAGAAAATTATGAGGCTTTTTTTGAAACCATGTTGCGATTAAAACTCAATACACTTGAAGGAGGTATTGCCGATTATAAAAGTTTTGAACCACCTTATCCGGCAGGGAAAGAGGCTTCAACAGCCAGTAAACGCGGTTTGATGGTGACCGGGCATCACATGCTGGTGTTCGGATCGGGCTACAACAACTGGAACAGGTACTGGGAAAAGGTGAGGCAACAGCCTGCGCCGCAAATTAGTATTTACGATAAGAAAAGTTTGAGTGAATTCTGGGGCTTTCATATCGACCTTGCGCAAAAAAATAACCTGGATCCAATTTGGTTGGTTGGTTTCCGAGGAAACAGAGATATTCCTTTTTGGGAATTTTTCCCTAACTCGCCAAAAGATGATCCTTCGCGAGCCAAAGTTATTGAGGAGATGGTGCAAATTCAAATCGACCTGTTGAAGGAGAAAACTAAAAAGAAAAATCCTTTAATGCGCCTTACACTTTACAACGAAATGTCGAGGTTGGTGGCCAATGGCGATTTTCATATTCCTGAAGAAGATTCACTTATTCATAACTTTGTTGCTGCCCGCCGTGATCATTTTCCGAATAAGGATCTACTCACCTATTCCTTCAATAACGAACTGGTGGGATATTATATGAACCTACAGTTTAATTCAAGCGGATCGCATTTGGCGCAGGCGGAGGGACCGTATAAAATGGAACAAAATTACCGAATGGTTGATAGTATTTGTAACGGGAACCTGATCTTTTCGGTGGTTAACGCCGGCAATATCAGAGAGCATGTTTTAACACTTTCGGCCAATGCTGAAATGATGTGGAACTTTGGCGATTACAATTCGGATGCTTTCTTAAAAGAGTTTAGCTGCAACTATTTTGGAAATCAGTTTGGTGAAGAAATAGCGGCACTTTATAAGGATTTCTTCAATTCTTACTGGCAACAAAAAAAGGTTGATTTACCGGGCTTTAAAAGACAGTATTTGTTTCATGACCTTCGTTACGCACGGGCGGCTGAAATGATTCTGAAAGATATGGAAGCAGGGAAGTATCGCCCGAATGTTTTGCACGGACATAAACTGGATAACCCGGATAAAGGAAGTGTTGGTTATT
This genomic interval carries:
- a CDS encoding glycosyl hydrolase 115 family protein; protein product: MLLIMSMLLSCTAQPDSFEINKDVKIYLHPDELGPVQQAAKDLQRDLTAVLGEQPEIVCQLPDTGEVIIIASGDNFHGEKPSVEGWEAHQIYADNGRIVLNGADMRGTIYAIYSFSEEFLGINPLWFWASETPEKKERIEVDADFHKVFSSPAIKYRAWFPNDRDLIIPWQFRSEENYEAFFETMLRLKLNTLEGGIADYKSFEPPYPAGKEASTASKRGLMVTGHHMLVFGSGYNNWNRYWEKVRQQPAPQISIYDKKSLSEFWGFHIDLAQKNNLDPIWLVGFRGNRDIPFWEFFPNSPKDDPSRAKVIEEMVQIQIDLLKEKTKKKNPLMRLTLYNEMSRLVANGDFHIPEEDSLIHNFVAARRDHFPNKDLLTYSFNNELVGYYMNLQFNSSGSHLAQAEGPYKMEQNYRMVDSICNGNLIFSVVNAGNIREHVLTLSANAEMMWNFGDYNSDAFLKEFSCNYFGNQFGEEIAALYKDFFNSYWQQKKVDLPGFKRQYLFHDLRYARAAEMILKDMEAGKYRPNVLHGHKLDNPDKGSVGYFRVEPADNGVENQVEAMLKGTSASIEKLEQVTQKADEIYPELESGKQFFSDNLRGQAYLMLYLNRMLFNLNEAYKETSDMQKRRQFLQESIRDLQMAHQQLKNAENGKFTGWYAPERVFGMKKLENRMQKYLERLDRK